Below is a window of Komagataella phaffii GS115 chromosome 1, complete sequence DNA.
TGGAAGTTACTGTTTTTGACAAGATCCTTGATGAGGTTGCTGTTTACGAAGAGCCCAAAACTATGAATGATTCTGGAAAGTATTCTATCAAGAAAAGTTATTACAAAAAGATGGATCCAATGTCTATTTATGTGGACTCGGGTGATTTCGATGATGTATCAACAGCGATAGTAAAGGaactttcaattttaggaaaaataaaagaGGAGAATGTTGTAATTGAACCTCAGATCAGTGGACCGAATGAATCCAACAGCCGTGTCTTGAGCAGATTGAAACGGTTCTTCATTAGCAAATCTGTAGTCAAACTGTTTTATAAATTGTTACAATCTGCTCTTTCTGAGAGCAATGAGACCTACGTCATTGAACTTTTACATTTGATTCAAGCAGTTTTATTAGATGAACATGAATTGTACAGAATCGAAGATCCAGTGCAATACTTTATTCAAATTCCTGTGTGTGATCTACTGTTATCAGTTGTTGAGCACAATGATTTTTCACGACCTGTCTGCAAAAAACTGAAGTTCTATTGAATTGGTTGATCCAGCGGGACGAGTCAATCATTGACTCATTGGTTGATTCTTTTGGTGAAAAGcacattgaaaactttaAAAAATCTAAGGGATCTCAAGTTCTGGAGACTAAACGAGCTAAACAAAAGCGTTTAGCCAAGGAGAGACAAGAGAAGATCAAATCACGATTTGCTAAACAGCAAAAGTCTTTCATGAAGCAGAATTTGGACGCAAAAAAGAGTGCGGAACATGTAACTACACATTTATCCAAAGACAATGAAGGATTAGGTAGTTCCTCCCAGGACTCTTTTCATGAGTGCATTCTTTGTCAACGTGCTCAGGAGGGCAACGAGATGTTTGGAATCCCTGCAtatgttgaaaaagtttccaCGTTTTGGGATTTTCAACCTAAGGATGAGTCAACCTATACGGAAAGATGCTTAACAACCattgaaaatcaaatgaAACAATTGCATGAAGAAACGGATGCCAACAATGAGGTTAGAGAACATCTTtattatcaaaaagataCTCCTGTAAAAAGCATGGCACCGATATCTTCAAGACACATTGTTAAGTCATGCGGGCACCACATGCATTATAAATGTTTTTCTGAGTTACTAGAAAACAGCAGGAAGTTTAGCACTTGTCCGCTTTGTCGCTCTGCCATTAATGCTTTTGTTCCACAATTTGCCATGAAAAACGATGCTAGCCCTGCTTTTCAGGAGGCTGCTTCGAATATTAGtcactttgaaaagttgaatttgaatcAAATTGTATCGAAATATCTTCTCAATgattccttcttgaaatttaTTGCGGAAGAAAGTAAGGACCAGTTCATGTATTTGAATGAGTTTAAAGACATTTTGAAAGACGCCCCAGATGCTTCTGACCACATGTTGAGTGAAGGGTTATTTCCCTCATTTTTGGCCATGTCAACATTATTGGGTAATACCCTAGCAAATACTGAAATTCGTCTCAGATTATCCCCCGAGAAGATTCCCCAGAAAGGAAActtgaagagaaaagattCGGAATTAATAACCTCATTACTTCAATGTGTCTCGGTTATCTCAATCTTATTGAAACAATCTTATCCTGAAGAGCAGTATCTGtctccatttttgaataaACCAAATTCATTAATTATTGATTTTGCCATTTCACTTctacttggaaaagaagacTCACTTCAAGAAACTATTGTGGGCATTTACAAGCAAACAATTCTGCATTCATTGAATTTACTATTGACTAACGTTGGAGATAATGAGCATTTCAGAAGGATGCTGAGCGGTGCAAACTCTATTATTAATGATTCAGAACTGgccattttcaaaaagtttgtGTCAACGGCCACTTTTACCTCTGATGTTTCATTCATTACTTGCAACGAACAATTATTGGTTGGACTGTAtattcttttggagaaaacCACCACAGTGTATCTTAAACAGTTGTTTCTGATAATCAGCATGTGCAGACCCTTGGACTTATGCCTAAATCGTGACTACGAGAATTCCAATGATTACGACCACTATTTGTTTGGCCAACTGTGCAAATTTTTTAACCTTTCCAGTATAATCAGTTATTTGGGATCTGGAATTCCTGGTGGAAACCTATTGGAGGAGCAAAATGATCTTATATTAAAAGGACAATCCACTCTCCCTTCAACAATTGAGTATCCAGGTCTCGTTTATCTTGTGAATTTGCCTAGAGAACTGAACACTTTtactttttcaaaatatgACACCCAAGATGCAGTTAATCTAAACTTTTCTGTTTGTTTAACGTGTGGCAAAAGAGTGAAACATAGCGGTGattctgaaaatgaaattgaaaacttccCTGGGTACAATGGTGTTCCTCTTACTTTGTTTCACCATCATAAGAATTGTCCTTTCTCTGGATATGGAGAAGCACAATGTATCTTCTTAACCccaaagttgaataaaTTGACTGCCTTACTAAAGATTCAGCCTCCACGAGGAATTTCTGATCGCTCGCTATATCACAGTACATTTGCATTCCCATTGAGCAGCCCATATCTAACCACACATGGAGAGTCACATTCTGGTCATGGAGGCTTGATACGCAAAGCGTTCCTGAATAGAGATCGATTTCGAAATCTGAATGAGCTATGGTTGGATGGTGAACTAGCTTTGTATATTTCCCGAAGCCTTGGGGATTCTCAAATTGTAGCGGAACCAATCAACCCTGTTATGATTACAATGCCGGGAGGTATTCAGGAGGCATTAAATCTTGCGTTCACCACTTTCCTCGGTGACCAAGAACCCGGGGATgatgacttggaagatTATGAGTATGACATACTGTTAAATAGATGAATTTTATATGTATCTGCTTATCTATTTTATGAACATGATAGTTTAATTGCTATGATTCAATCAAAACTGTGATCTTTGCGGAACGTGTCGTATAAACTTTTGAATATCACTCTGCCAGATTCATCTAATGATGAGTTGATGACCTGcaattcctcttctttcaacgTTTGAAGAACGATAAACATGGCACTCTCCAGCTTTTGTTTACGCTCTTGTGTAGTAAAATTCATAGGATCCTTGATCTTTAGAGATACGTAATTTAGTACCAAAACGGGAAGATATGGCCTAATCGCTTCCTTTACTCTGTCAGAATGAATCACTAAACTTTGGGTTCCCGAGAGTTTGTTGGGAGGTTGGCACAAATTAGTGACGACCCTTTCAAAAGCAACCGCAGAAGATTGCGACGTTTGCTTGAACAGGCATTTCAATTGGCAGATAACTGTCGTCAACAGTAGATGATCACGCCGGTACAGTTTGGATCTATGGTAAatcaaaatgaatgaaaaaatatCTGAAGCTTTTACAAAGA
It encodes the following:
- a CDS encoding Ubiquitin-protein ligase (E3), which gives rise to MSLSDPEDSLRRLLVSLPSNVKYDAESSVLKSRLNLALYFSLTKRGEYLGSLVTDLPMDLPSSYSEILEAEDDSYSRLAESMYKCPNYKHHGRPCARQFKQGEPIYRCYECGFDETCVMCMHCFNREQHRDHEVSISIASSSNDGICDCGDPQAWNIELHCQSELEQDDHSSSEVNPDFKSAIRETMDIILDYILDCTIHSASMLPAVQDMMKEDPSDYEMAIQYASDSSSLPIERYGVEDTNVQSWNVVLWNDEFHNYDEAIDCIQQVSRCSLSKGQADAQKINDFGFSIIRRSESLPLLIERCAKVEESGFTITILSDRDVTRLIIIDTIFDWLLTLLEISRPEIQTAIRESLCESLLEEFHADIHEGDFFYREDEYSDTRGLLDFKNRIPAPLVEDVMNELSIDDLKNRKLSSFLNEQPSALVGSRVQYFFYMDLRFWKKARKSLKLLTTSVLVSNLEYKKTFSEQFVKIYSHLLILMAKEDREWLLSNAGNAVVQLFTCPKTSLHLLQPQYFRSIIVPIILLFESYTGNHLLWKRPYQLLSRKKGLKFGLMRSLTDLVTLITTAHQSEEHLVLFQGKNFIYIIMLFRMFQSALTLVRKEGEHITRESTEFLTYLQISYYLNDVIKGIVEIAQVPEIRKPEHWKVVETNIQILATLISSEPYKFHMVHEKQLIDHDVTKKPTSLINPLNGLLSNMLTTVRANSFSFLTRQVSQINFWSINPEVSFSDDLDYLKLSSKSLEAITLSSQIKIGHWIRNGSMTSKQAQLYCTRFTQYGYIADVHLNQLAILEERDDDRLLLNILDRFNLIDWFYNDQDVLGTVFEERSFYLMNELVKFLYNMFSHRVNFQFESNFTEKTQYEVTQYILYTLCKGSLSFSDLTADFPISVEVTVFDKILDEVAVYEEPKTMNDSGKYSIKKSYYKKMDPMSIYVDSGDFDDVSTAIVKELSILGKIKEENVVIEPQISGPNESNSRVLSRLKRFFISKSVVKLFYKLLQSALSESNETYVIELLHLIQAVLLDEHELYRIEDPVQYFIQIPRDESIIDSLVDSFGEKHIENFKKSKGSQVLETKRAKQKRLAKERQEKIKSRFAKQQKSFMKQNLDAKKSAEHVTTHLSKDNEGLGSSSQDSFHECILCQRAQEGNEMFGIPAYVEKVSTFWDFQPKDESTYTERCLTTIENQMKQLHEETDANNEVREHLYYQKDTPVKSMAPISSRHIVKSCGHHMHYKCFSELLENSRKFSTCPLCRSAINAFVPQFAMKNDASPAFQEAASNISHFEKLNLNQIVSKYLLNDSFLKFIAEESKDQFMYLNEFKDILKDAPDASDHMLSEGLFPSFLAMSTLLGNTLANTEIRLRLSPEKIPQKGNLKRKDSELITSLLQCVSVISILLKQSYPEEQYLSPFLNKPNSLIIDFAISLLLGKEDSLQETIVGIYKQTILHSLNLLLTNVGDNEHFRRMLSGANSIINDSELAIFKKFVSTATFTSDVSFITCNEQLLVGLYILLEKTTTVYLKQLFLIISMCRPLDLCLNRDYENSNDYDHYLFGQLCKFFNLSSIISYLGSGIPGGNLLEEQNDLILKGQSTLPSTIEYPGLVYLVNLPRELNTFTFSKYDTQDAVNLNFSVCLTCGKRVKHSGDSENEIENFPGYNGVPLTLFHHHKNCPFSGYGEAQCIFLTPKLNKLTALLKIQPPRGISDRSLYHSTFAFPLSSPYLTTHGESHSGHGGLIRKAFLNRDRFRNLNELWLDGELALYISRSLGDSQIVAEPINPVMITMPGGIQEALNLAFTTFLGDQEPGDDDLEDYEYDILLNR